One segment of Alistipes finegoldii DSM 17242 DNA contains the following:
- a CDS encoding peptidase U32 family protein encodes MNFVELLAPARDLQSAVAAVDYGADAVYIGGAKFGARHAAGNSAEQIARVAEYAHRYGVRVHATLNTLIYDDELETAERQARELIAAGVDALIVQDMALRRMDLPVELHASTQVCNMTPEQARFLGECGFARVILERALSLDEIRAICAATNAEVECFVHGAICVGYSGRCFLSRSMSERSGNRGACSQPCRLTYDLTDGCGRTYLAGKHLLSVRDLNLSAHVGELLDAGVRSLKIEGRLKDINYIRNTVAYYRRAVDDALAVRPHLRRASAGESVADFTPDTAKSFTRGESEYFFAGKRAGVASFDTPKAVGEYAGRVTRVERTRFRLDRVHTLAAGDGICFLTPRGLVGTNVNAADGDCVTPNRMEGIAPGCEVYRNYDHRFNQLLERSRTRRVIPAAAVVTASAEGVTFRYTDCEGVAAVAERRIALEPANNAEANAAALRTQAMKSGDTIFAVRSAEVQGAEWFVPASLASQLRREGLAALLQARLARGVEHRILPEGAAEYPSETLSAEENVTNRLAEAFYRDHGVRQIERGLDLAATTAGRRVMRSAYCIRREIGECLKERPRLKGDLWLERGANRYRLEFDCVRCEMSLVDCTRKETAKPKP; translated from the coding sequence ATGAACTTCGTCGAACTACTCGCTCCCGCCAGAGATTTGCAGTCGGCCGTCGCTGCCGTGGATTACGGCGCCGACGCCGTCTATATCGGCGGTGCGAAGTTCGGGGCGCGCCATGCGGCGGGCAACAGCGCGGAGCAGATCGCCCGCGTCGCGGAGTATGCCCACCGTTACGGCGTGCGGGTGCATGCCACGCTCAATACCCTGATTTACGACGACGAACTGGAGACCGCCGAGCGGCAGGCCCGCGAGCTGATCGCGGCCGGGGTCGATGCGCTCATCGTGCAGGACATGGCTCTGCGGCGGATGGATCTTCCGGTCGAGCTGCACGCCTCGACGCAGGTGTGCAACATGACGCCCGAACAGGCGCGTTTCTTAGGCGAATGCGGTTTTGCCCGCGTGATTCTCGAACGGGCGCTGTCGCTCGACGAGATACGGGCGATATGCGCCGCGACGAACGCCGAAGTGGAGTGTTTCGTCCACGGGGCCATCTGCGTGGGTTACAGCGGCCGCTGTTTTCTGTCGCGGTCGATGTCCGAGCGGAGCGGCAACCGCGGCGCATGCAGCCAGCCGTGCCGCCTGACCTACGATCTGACCGACGGCTGCGGACGCACCTATCTGGCCGGAAAACACCTGCTCTCGGTCCGCGACCTGAATCTTTCGGCACACGTCGGCGAGCTGCTGGATGCCGGCGTCAGGTCGCTGAAAATAGAGGGGCGTCTCAAAGACATCAATTATATCCGCAATACGGTGGCCTATTACCGCCGCGCGGTGGACGATGCGCTGGCCGTGCGGCCGCACCTGCGGCGTGCTTCGGCCGGTGAAAGCGTCGCGGACTTCACGCCCGATACGGCCAAGAGTTTCACCCGCGGGGAGTCTGAATACTTCTTTGCGGGCAAACGTGCTGGCGTGGCGTCGTTCGACACGCCGAAGGCCGTCGGCGAATATGCGGGCCGCGTGACGCGTGTCGAAAGGACCCGTTTCCGGCTCGACCGGGTGCATACGCTGGCCGCCGGCGACGGCATCTGCTTCCTGACGCCGCGCGGACTGGTCGGAACCAATGTCAATGCTGCCGACGGCGACTGCGTGACGCCCAACCGTATGGAAGGGATCGCTCCGGGATGCGAGGTCTACCGCAATTACGACCACCGCTTCAACCAGCTGCTCGAACGGAGCCGTACGCGGCGCGTGATTCCGGCCGCGGCCGTGGTGACGGCGTCGGCGGAGGGGGTGACGTTCCGCTATACCGACTGCGAAGGGGTGGCGGCTGTCGCCGAACGCCGCATCGCTTTGGAACCTGCGAATAATGCCGAAGCGAACGCCGCCGCCCTGCGGACGCAGGCCATGAAAAGCGGCGATACGATTTTTGCGGTGCGCTCGGCCGAGGTGCAGGGAGCCGAATGGTTCGTTCCGGCGTCGCTGGCGTCGCAGCTGCGTCGCGAAGGGCTTGCCGCCCTGCTGCAGGCCCGGCTGGCGCGGGGCGTCGAGCACCGGATTCTGCCTGAGGGCGCGGCGGAGTATCCGTCGGAGACGCTTTCGGCCGAGGAGAATGTCACCAACCGTCTTGCCGAAGCGTTTTACCGCGACCACGGCGTCCGGCAAATCGAGCGGGGGCTCGACCTCGCGGCCACGACCGCCGGGCGTCGGGTGATGCGCTCGGCCTACTGCATCCGCCGCGAAATCGGCGAATGCCTCAAGGAGCGGCCGCGGCTGAAGGGCGATCTTTGGCTGGAGCGCGGCGCGAACCGCTACCGGCTGGAATTCGATTGCGTCCGCTGCGAAATGAGCTTGGTGGACTGCACCCGTAAAGAGACTGCGAAACCAAAACCATAA
- the serS gene encoding serine--tRNA ligase, translating into MLTLKQIRDDKEAAIRKLAKKGVDAAPVIEKIETLDDRRKAIQVELDNTLAAQNKAAKEIGALMGQGRREEAEERKRFVADLKEKSNRLQAESREVQEELQAAIVTLPNFPAEIVPEGKTAEDNLVVKLVESYTELPENPLPHWELARKYDIIDFDLGVKLTGAGFPVYKGKGARLQRALINYFLDCNTKAGYLEVEPPIMVNEASGFGTGQLPDKEGQMYHATADNFYLIPTAEVPVTNIYRDVILDEKDFPVKMTAYTPCFRREAGSYGKDVRGLNRLHQFDKVEIVQLSLPQNSYEALDGMVAHVESIVKSLGLPYRILRLCGGDMSFTSALTYDFEVYSEAQKRWLEVSSVSNFESFQANRLKLRYKDADKKTQLAHTLNGSSLALPRIVAALLENFQTPEGIRIPEALIPYTGFDIIK; encoded by the coding sequence ATGCTTACGCTAAAGCAAATCCGCGATGACAAAGAGGCCGCGATCCGCAAACTGGCCAAAAAGGGCGTGGACGCCGCACCCGTCATCGAAAAGATCGAAACGCTGGACGACCGCCGCAAGGCAATTCAGGTAGAATTGGACAATACGCTGGCCGCGCAGAACAAAGCCGCCAAGGAGATCGGCGCGCTGATGGGTCAGGGCCGCCGCGAAGAGGCCGAGGAGCGCAAACGCTTCGTCGCCGACCTCAAGGAGAAATCGAACCGCCTGCAGGCCGAATCGCGCGAAGTGCAGGAGGAGCTGCAGGCCGCGATCGTCACGCTGCCCAACTTCCCCGCCGAGATCGTCCCGGAGGGCAAAACCGCAGAGGACAACCTCGTCGTAAAACTCGTCGAAAGCTACACCGAACTGCCCGAAAACCCGCTGCCCCACTGGGAGCTGGCCCGCAAATACGACATCATCGACTTCGATCTGGGCGTGAAGCTCACGGGCGCCGGATTCCCCGTCTACAAGGGCAAGGGCGCACGCCTGCAGCGGGCGCTGATCAACTACTTCCTCGACTGCAACACCAAAGCCGGCTATCTCGAAGTCGAGCCGCCGATCATGGTCAACGAGGCTTCGGGCTTCGGTACGGGACAACTCCCCGACAAGGAGGGGCAGATGTACCACGCCACGGCCGATAACTTCTACCTGATCCCCACGGCCGAAGTTCCCGTCACGAACATCTACCGCGACGTGATCCTCGACGAAAAGGATTTCCCCGTAAAAATGACCGCCTACACCCCCTGCTTCCGCCGCGAAGCCGGTTCCTACGGCAAGGACGTGCGCGGCCTGAACCGCCTGCACCAGTTCGACAAGGTCGAGATCGTGCAGCTGAGCCTGCCCCAGAACTCGTACGAAGCGCTGGACGGCATGGTGGCGCATGTCGAGTCGATCGTCAAGTCGCTCGGCCTGCCCTACCGCATCCTGCGTCTGTGCGGCGGCGACATGTCGTTCACTTCGGCGCTCACCTACGACTTCGAGGTCTACTCCGAAGCGCAGAAACGCTGGCTGGAGGTTTCCTCCGTCTCGAACTTCGAATCGTTCCAAGCCAACCGTCTCAAGCTCCGCTACAAGGACGCCGACAAGAAAACCCAGCTGGCGCACACGCTCAACGGCTCGTCGCTGGCCCTGCCGCGCATCGTCGCCGCCCTGCTCGAAAACTTCCAGACCCCCGAAGGCATCCGCATTCCCGAAGCGCTGATTCCCTATACGGGTTTTGATATTATCAAATAA
- a CDS encoding DUF362 domain-containing protein encodes MAYKITDSCVACGTCIGECPVEAISAGDIYVIDPNTCIDCGTCAGVCPSEAIIPE; translated from the coding sequence ATGGCTTACAAAATCACCGACTCCTGCGTTGCCTGCGGTACCTGCATCGGCGAATGTCCGGTAGAGGCTATCTCGGCTGGCGATATCTATGTAATCGACCCCAACACCTGCATCGACTGCGGCACCTGCGCAGGCGTTTGCCCCAGCGAGGCGATCATTCCGGAATAA